One window of the Salvelinus sp. IW2-2015 linkage group LG10, ASM291031v2, whole genome shotgun sequence genome contains the following:
- the LOC111969199 gene encoding potassium voltage-gated channel subfamily A member 1-like, with product MEFAMIGSDNGCKTRLPYGYARAREREHERERQVQQATAAAEGAATGEGGESSGHLLNNHQQHQSRTASSSNANNSSGSTASRPSSSQQPQQHHHESEQQVLRERKKQRGVGRWRRSRQTLGGDLRHSELALLGSEEDMIEEDEAEGGEEEDXGSKSSSFLCNMDDEXTVSLTDRXPQSXYXNVYSEYXCCERVVINVSGLKFETXLKTLTQFPDTLLGDPDKRIRYFDPLRNEYFFDRNRPSFDAILYYYQSGGRLKRPQNVPFDIFSEEVKFYELGEEAXLKFREDEGFVKEEEKPLPEDEFKRQVWLLFEYPESSQPARGIAVVSVLVIVISIVIFCMETLPEFRDEKEYLKPRDNSTEPHGQTPFNDPFFIVETVCIIWFSFEIIVRFFASPSKTDFFKNIMNTIDIVSILPYFITLGTDLAQQQGKGDQAMSFAILRIIRLVRVFRIFKLSRHSKGLQILGHTLRASMRELALLIFFLVIGVILFSSAVYFAEADEPASQFTSIPDAFWWAVVTMTTVGYGDMKPITVGGKIVGSLCAIAGVLTIALPVPVIVSNFNYFYHRETDNEADSPPVVETPPPACPYFPNFLKKFKGSPSGSSLGDKAEYMEMEEGVTESLCGVDTSLSKGNGTDIGRKNSTSSKSQQTDV from the coding sequence ATGGAGTTTGCCATGATAGGTTCAGATAATGGGTGCAAAACTCGACTGCCTTATGGGTATGCTCGCGCACGGGAAAGGGAGCACGAAAGGGAGAGACAGGTACAGCAGGCAACAGCCGCTGCTGAAGGTGCAGCaactggagagggaggggagtccTCTGGCCACCTCCTTAACAACCACCAGCAGCATCAGTCTCGCACCGCCTCCTCATCAAATGCCAACAACAGTAGCGGCAGTACCGCCTCGCGCCCCTCCTCCTCGCAACAGCCACAGCAGCACCACCATGAGTCTGAGCAGCAGGTTCTCAGAGAAAGGAAAAAGCAACGCGGCGTAGGACGTTGGAGAAGGAGTCGCCAGACTCTCGGTGGGGACTTGCGCCACTCGGAGTTGGCGCTACTTGGATCMGAGGAGGATATGATAGAGGAGGACGAGGCGGAAGGMGGAGAAGAGGAGGACRGGGGAAGCAAGAGTTCCAGTTTTCTCTGTAATATGGATGATGAAGAKACTGTCTCACTCACAGAYAGACRTCCCCAATCAGSATACGMAAATGTTTACAGYGAGTATGKGTGCTGCGAAAGAGTTGTTATTAATGTGTCCGGACTAAAGTTTGAAACTCWACTTAAGACTCTCACACAGTTTCCTGACACTCTTTTGGGAGACCCGGACAAACGAATCAGGTACTTCGACCCTCTAAGRAACGAATATTTTTTTGACAGGAACCGACCAAGCTTCGAYGCMATTCTTTATTATTACCAGTCRGGGGGGCGATTGAAGAGACCSCAAAATGTACCKTTTGACATCTTCTCTGAGGAGGTGAAATTCTATGAACTYGGRGAGGAGGCAATRCTGAAGTTTCGGGAGGATGAGGGTTTTGTCAAAGAGGAAGAGAAACCCTTACCAGAGGACGAGTTCAAACGCCAAGTTTGGCTTCTTTTTGAATACCCAGAGAGCTCACAACCTGCGAGRGGGATTGCAGTCGTGTCSGTTTTAGTCATCGTWATATCAATAGTCATTTTCTGTATGGAAACGTTGCCAGAGTTCAGGGACGAAAAAGAATACCTTAAACCACGAGAYAATTCGACAGAACCYCATGGACAGACCCCTTTTAACGACCCWTTTTTCATTGTGGAGACGGTRTGCATTATTTGGTTTTCATTTGAGATTATAGTGCGCTTCTTTGCAAGTCCAAGTAAAACGGATTTCTTTAAAAACATYATGAATACTATAGACATTGTATCSATTTTGCCTTATTTCATCACGCTCGGCACAGATCTTGCTCAACAGCAAGGCAARGGGGACCAGGCAATGAGTTTTGCAATCTTGAGAATAATCCGCCTTGTCAGAGTCTTTCGCATATTTAAACTCTCCAGGCACTCCAAAGGACTGCAGATCCTCGGACATACCCTCCGCGCCAGTATGAGGGAACTAGCGCTTCTGATTTTCTTCCTCGTTATTGGTGTTATTTTGTTCTCAAGTGCAGTGTACTTCGCGGAGGCAGACGAACCCGCGTCTCAATTCACAAGTATTCCCGACGCTTTTTGGTGGGCTGTCGTCACTATGACCACGGTCGGATATGGAGACATGAAACCAATAACTGTCGGTGGGAAGATAGTTGGCTCGCTCTGTGCCATAGCGGGTGTGTTAACCATAGCTCTTCCAGTGCCCGTCATTGTATCCAACTTCAATTACTTCTACCACAGGGAGACTGATAATGAAGCAGACTCGCCACCGGTTGTTGAAACCCCACCACCTGCCTGCCCATATTTCCCCAACTTTCTCAAAAAATTTAAAGGTTCCCCCTCAGGCTCTTCGCTGGGTGATAAAGCGGAGTACATGGAGATGGAAGAGGGGGTAACGGAGTCGCTGTGTGGGGTGGATACAAGCCTGAGTAAAGGAAACGGGACAGACATTGGCAGGAAAAACAGTACAAGTTCAAAGTCACAACAGACTGACGTgtga